One Acidobacteriota bacterium genomic window carries:
- a CDS encoding tyrosine-type recombinase/integrase, translating to MNKEIEKYLSELEAKGYSKDLRRSSERVLNNLQLYLQEAWLIKRWNEAEETHLNSYLVHLKKYTDQKASSLRQTVSRIRRFFQWLYTSNKVLANIAETFDLPKAGHTLPHVPTEAEISKIIEQCDTDKAIGVRDRSILETLYACGIRHGELYRLNMRDFDGRTLRIREGKGKRERIVPLTENAARWIERYIATSASN from the coding sequence GTGAACAAAGAGATCGAAAAATACCTCTCGGAACTCGAAGCCAAAGGCTACTCGAAGGACCTCCGAAGATCGAGCGAGAGAGTGCTGAATAACTTGCAGCTTTACCTGCAGGAAGCCTGGCTGATAAAGCGCTGGAACGAGGCCGAGGAAACGCACCTGAACTCGTACCTTGTTCACCTCAAGAAATACACCGACCAGAAGGCATCATCCTTAAGACAAACCGTGTCGAGGATCAGACGCTTTTTCCAATGGCTTTACACATCGAATAAAGTGCTTGCGAACATCGCCGAGACCTTCGATCTTCCCAAAGCCGGACACACATTGCCGCACGTCCCGACCGAAGCCGAAATATCGAAGATCATCGAGCAATGCGACACCGACAAAGCGATCGGCGTTCGCGATCGCTCCATACTCGAAACCCTATACGCCTGCGGCATCCGTCACGGAGAGCTTTACCGCTTGAATATGCGCGACTTCGACGGCAGGACCTTGCGTATCCGCGAAGGCAAAGGAAAGAGAGAACGCATCGTTCCCCTGACCGAAAACGCAGCCCGATGGATCGAGAGATATATCGCCACATCCGCGTCGAACTGA
- a CDS encoding tyrosine-type recombinase/integrase has product MDREIYRHIRVELMSGAYWGKGRSRKKRPVTNPTALFLSVTGRRLSYPQIWSIVKNASEAAMINATVHTFRHAYATHLLRHGASLRHIQKLLGHSSLDTTQIYTQVEISDIKKRWAKQLKISGKPQTNRLKSPVEL; this is encoded by the coding sequence ATGGATCGAGAGATATATCGCCACATCCGCGTCGAACTGATGAGCGGAGCCTACTGGGGAAAAGGCCGAAGCCGGAAGAAAAGACCGGTCACGAATCCGACAGCTTTGTTCCTTTCCGTTACGGGCAGGCGCCTCTCGTATCCGCAGATATGGAGCATCGTAAAGAACGCTTCGGAAGCGGCCATGATCAACGCGACGGTCCACACCTTCCGGCACGCCTACGCGACGCATCTTCTCCGCCACGGAGCGAGCCTCCGCCACATCCAAAAACTGCTCGGACACTCCAGCCTCGACACGACCCAGATCTACACCCAGGTCGAGATCTCGGACATAAAAAAGCGGTGGGCAAAGCAACTGAAAATCTCCGGCAAACCTCAAACAAATAGGTTAAAAAGCCCTGTCGAGTTATAA
- a CDS encoding tyrosine-type recombinase/integrase — MWTENQKQKLELLRGRFIEYLMAVNYSPATLVNYSRDAGIFLDWLTENTALNSIADVTAASFAVSDLTLPPRNRRRKNRTKKAETFCRSTGQQTGGDEAVLSLAVAGRRDRSQPVRFDPDAEAAEDAPRNILTPAEAKRLIESIPIEKARDIRDRSILEVMYATGIRRAELVSLTIYDVEMQTGTLRIEHGKGNETRLVPLTQSSQTALKLYLEQARTAFASQPGQIRLFVSSRSGGPLDVDDIRRIVRKWTKNANIKRTSRRTR, encoded by the coding sequence ATGTGGACGGAGAATCAAAAGCAAAAACTGGAGCTTCTAAGAGGCCGCTTTATCGAATATCTGATGGCTGTAAACTACTCGCCGGCGACGCTTGTAAACTACAGTCGGGACGCTGGGATCTTTCTCGATTGGCTGACGGAAAACACCGCCTTGAACTCCATCGCCGACGTGACGGCCGCATCTTTCGCAGTATCAGATCTCACTTTACCGCCTCGAAACCGAAGACGAAAAAACCGGACGAAAAAAGCAGAGACTTTCTGCCGGAGCACAGGCCAACAAACTGGCGGCGATGAAGCGGTTCTTTCTCTGGCTGTGGCAGGAAGGCGTGATCGTTCACAACCCGTCCGCTTCGATCCAGATGCCGAAGCAGCCGAAGATGCTCCGCGAAATATCCTCACCCCCGCCGAAGCGAAGCGGCTGATCGAGAGCATCCCGATAGAGAAAGCGAGAGACATTCGCGACCGCTCCATTCTGGAGGTGATGTACGCAACCGGCATCAGGAGAGCGGAGCTTGTGAGCCTTACGATCTACGATGTGGAGATGCAGACGGGTACGCTTCGGATCGAGCACGGCAAAGGAAATGAGACGCGGCTGGTGCCGCTCACTCAATCGTCGCAGACAGCCTTGAAGCTCTATCTCGAACAGGCGCGTACCGCTTTTGCATCCCAGCCGGGACAGATCCGCTTGTTCGTCTCGTCGCGTTCGGGCGGGCCGCTGGACGTGGACGACATACGCCGGATCGTCCGCAAATGGACGAAGAACGCCAACATAAAAAGAACGTCACGCCGCACACGATGA
- a CDS encoding DNA primase, with translation MGERSTVLTAYLGSISRKLTEPLALLIVARSGAGKSALQDALCAFVPPEELVRVTRLTGQALFYKDPYSLQRKMLVIAEDEGAMQAVYSLRTLASDQRLSIAATRTDPATGKLSTEHYEVFGPVVIVITTTSAEAFDEETRSRFVQLSMNESIEQTRIILSQQRHQHSLSGVLEKAESEEIKRLHHHAQRMLKPLAVVNPFVEHLTYPSERLIHRREQRKYLSLINSIALLHQYQREIKTAKRGEIEIEYVEVELSDIALANELAEEILGKAMDELAPPVRGMFEAIREACKRRAEELKIKACDVQLTRREIRETTAWSDWQVRMYCQKLVEMEYLWAIQAVNGKPSVYQLASDAESEVQSLRGLTGVDELKTRLKDAAKEKAASR, from the coding sequence GTGGGCGAACGCTCGACGGTGTTGACGGCTTACCTGGGGTCGATCAGCCGGAAACTGACGGAACCGCTTGCCCTGCTTATCGTCGCCCGTTCGGGTGCTGGCAAATCGGCATTGCAGGACGCTCTCTGTGCGTTTGTGCCGCCGGAGGAGCTTGTCAGGGTTACGAGGCTGACCGGCCAGGCTCTTTTCTACAAAGACCCTTATTCATTGCAAAGAAAGATGCTGGTGATCGCCGAGGACGAAGGAGCGATGCAGGCCGTCTACTCACTTAGGACGCTTGCCTCGGATCAGAGGCTTTCGATCGCGGCGACCCGGACGGACCCGGCGACCGGGAAACTTTCGACGGAACATTACGAAGTCTTTGGACCCGTTGTGATCGTGATAACGACGACCTCAGCCGAAGCGTTCGACGAGGAGACCCGCAGCCGCTTTGTGCAGCTTTCGATGAACGAATCGATCGAGCAGACGCGGATCATTCTTTCACAGCAGCGGCATCAGCACAGTCTTTCGGGAGTGCTGGAAAAGGCGGAATCGGAAGAGATCAAACGGCTGCATCACCACGCCCAAAGAATGCTCAAACCGCTGGCCGTCGTCAACCCTTTTGTCGAACATCTGACCTACCCCAGCGAAAGACTCATCCACCGCCGAGAGCAAAGAAAGTATCTCTCGCTTATCAACTCGATAGCACTTCTTCACCAATATCAAAGAGAGATCAAAACCGCGAAACGCGGCGAGATCGAGATCGAATATGTCGAGGTCGAGCTGTCCGATATTGCACTCGCGAACGAGCTGGCCGAGGAGATCCTCGGCAAGGCAATGGACGAGCTGGCGCCGCCCGTGCGTGGAATGTTCGAGGCGATAAGAGAAGCGTGTAAGAGACGAGCGGAAGAACTAAAGATCAAGGCTTGCGATGTCCAACTTACACGCCGGGAGATACGCGAGACGACCGCATGGAGCGACTGGCAGGTGAGGATGTATTGCCAGAAGCTGGTCGAGATGGAATATCTCTGGGCGATCCAGGCGGTGAACGGAAAGCCGAGCGTGTACCAGTTGGCGAGCGATGCGGAGAGCGAGGTGCAAAGCCTGCGCGGACTGACCGGAGTTGACGAGTTGAAAACGCGACTAAAGGACGCGGCTAAAGAGAAAGCGGCGAGTCGATAG
- a CDS encoding tyrosine-type recombinase/integrase, translating to MRGIHVPPICSRAGADIRQIQKLLGHRRLSSTEIYTHVELGDLAEVISRCHPREKAVDNGKRAPKTRV from the coding sequence ATGAGGGGCATTCATGTGCCACCCATCTGCTCAAGGGCAGGGGCTGACATACGGCAGATACAGAAGCTTCTCGGACACCGCCGCCTGTCGTCAACCGAGATCTACACGCACGTCGAACTGGGCGATCTGGCTGAGGTCATCAGCCGCTGTCATCCCAGAGAAAAAGCGGTCGATAACGGTAAAAGAGCGCCAAAAACGCGGGTCTGA
- a CDS encoding helix-turn-helix transcriptional regulator, producing MRRSRGLPSQQLADKLGIKRSLIDYYETRSPNLALDFIERSAAALEVSVAELLGASPMPDAQSPAAVAAPKKVRAGQAPPRDKQIAPSSIP from the coding sequence GTGCGCCGCAGTAGGGGCTTACCTTCACAGCAACTAGCGGACAAGCTCGGCATCAAGCGCTCGCTGATCGATTACTACGAAACGCGATCCCCGAACCTGGCCCTGGATTTCATCGAACGCTCCGCCGCCGCTCTCGAAGTGTCGGTCGCCGAACTATTGGGAGCCAGCCCAATGCCTGACGCTCAAAGCCCGGCCGCAGTCGCAGCTCCAAAGAAAGTTCGAGCAGGTCAAGCTCCTCCCCGCGACAAGCAGATCGCCCCGTCCTCAATTCCTTGA
- a CDS encoding toprim domain-containing protein, whose protein sequence is MNEKGNETMYGSVVFPLVDAGTNQAVGLYARHTEKQQHLYLSGKRRGLFNPAGAKETDEIVLTESVIDALALWSIGIRNVTCAYGVNALTDEILAHLQESRIRRVVLMLDADDAGREAALKFAEKLSAIGIESRTVDLPAKDASEFVVNGGTLEAVQRLIEPQRRGDGETAETRAAGSVPLPDGTLQIVLDNREYRVRG, encoded by the coding sequence TTGAATGAGAAAGGCAATGAGACGATGTACGGCTCGGTGGTCTTTCCGCTCGTTGACGCGGGCACGAATCAAGCAGTCGGTCTTTACGCCCGGCACACGGAAAAGCAGCAGCACTTGTATCTTTCGGGCAAGCGGCGAGGGCTTTTCAATCCGGCGGGAGCAAAAGAGACGGACGAGATCGTCCTGACCGAGAGCGTGATCGACGCTTTGGCTCTGTGGTCGATCGGCATCAGGAATGTGACTTGTGCCTACGGCGTGAACGCTCTGACGGATGAGATCCTCGCGCACCTGCAGGAATCCCGGATCAGACGAGTCGTGCTAATGCTCGACGCGGACGATGCGGGCCGCGAAGCCGCCCTAAAGTTCGCCGAGAAGCTATCGGCAATCGGCATAGAAAGCCGCACGGTCGATCTTCCGGCAAAAGACGCATCGGAGTTCGTTGTAAATGGCGGAACGCTTGAGGCGGTCCAAAGACTTATTGAACCGCAGAGACGCGGAGACGGAGAGACGGCGGAAACGCGGGCCGCAGGGAGTGTGCCTTTGCCCGATGGAACATTGCAGATCGTTCTCGACAATCGGGAATACAGAGTGCGCGGCTGA